ATAGGCGGTGCGGTCGGACGGGCGGCGGGCGGGGGCATCGAGCCGGAAGGCGCTGGTGCCGACGGGGGTGGCGACGAAGCCACGGGAATGGCAGACGTGGTCTTTTTCGACGGCGGCGACATCGGCGGCGCAGGAAGCTTCACCGGGGAGGTGCTTGACTTGGGTGCGGGCGGCGGCAGCGGAGCCGAGGGCAGTTGAATTGGGGCCGTGGCCTTTTTGGCCATCATGGGAACCACCGAGGTCGTGTTCAAGGACGCTGGAATCCCGCCCGTGGCTGGCGAAACAGGGGAGGTGGCCTCACGCGGCTGGGTGACACCTGCTCCGGGGCGACCGCGCAGGGTGATGCGCACGGTTTCTTTTTTCAGTGGGACGGCAGCCGTCTTGGGCGTCGAGCCTGACGGTGGTGGTGGCGTGTTTTCGGGTTCGCTCATGATTCAGGGACGTAAAAAGGGGATTCTGAGAATTCCGCACACATTTAGCGAAATCTGCACCCTTGCGTCAATCCCTTTCTCCTCATGTCTTGCAATTGTCCGTCGATTGCCCGTAAATCCGCGCTCATGAACATTCTTGTTACCGGCGGGGCTGGTTTCATCGGCTCCCATACCGTCGAACGACTGCTCCGTGATGACGCCGGGCATGTCACCATCATCGACAGCCTCAACGACTACTACAATCCCGCCATCAAACGCGAAAACCTCAAGGCGCTCGGCCCCAAGGTGAAATTTCGCCAAGGAGACATCACCGATCCCCTTTTTGTCGCCGAAACCTTCGACGTGGGCCGGTTTGACGCCGTCATCCATCTGGCCGCCCGTGCCGGCGTCCGCCCCTCCATCGAGCAGCCGGAGCTGTACATCGACACGAACATCAAAGGCACTTTCAACCTGCTCGAAGCCGCCCGTCGCACGGGGGTGAAGCACTTCGTGGCCGCCAGCAGTTCCTCCGTCTACGGCGTGAACAAAAAAGTTCCCTTCGCCGAGACCGACCCCATCCTGCAAACCATCAGCCCCTACGCGATGACGAAGATGGCCGGCGAGCAGATGTGCTCGAACTACAGCCACCTCTACGGCATCAAGACCGTCAGCTTGCGCTTCTTCACCGTCTATGGCCCGCGTCAGCGCCCTGACCTGGCCATTTCCAAGTTCACCCGCCTCATCGAGGACGGCCAGCCCATCGACAAATACGGCGATGGCACCACGCGGCGCGACTACACCTTCATCAACGACATCGTCGATGGCATCATTGGCTCGCTGAACTACCGCACCGGCCCGATCTGCGAAATTTTCAATCTCGGCGGTTCGCAAAACGTCTCGCTGAACGATCTCATCGCCACCATCGAGCAGGCGCTCGGCAAAAAAGCCACCTGCAACCAGCTCCCGGACCAGCCCGGCGACGTGCCCATCACCTCCGCGGATGTGAGCAAGGCAAAAGCTCTGATCGGTTTCAAACCGACGACGACCATTGCCCAAGGCGTGCCCCAATACGTCGAATGGTTCCGCGACATGCGCTCACGCGGCATTGCGGTGAGCTGAACTCAAAAATGCGGCGCTGACACCGTGCCGTCCTCGATCTCCTGGCGCTTCTTGCGTACGATGCCGTCGGCGATGTCGAGCACCATCTCCTCCAGCAGCAGCCGCAGGTGGCTGCCGGGGCGGTAATCGGCGGGAGCGATGTGTTTCACGCGGTCCGCCAGCCCGGTGAGCTGGTAGCATTTGCGGAAGCTGCTGCGGTTTGTCTCATCAGGGTTGTACACTGCCACCGCATGACCGCCGTAGCGTTTCATCAGCGTGAAGCAGGGCACGTCCGTCGGCCCGTCGCCCACATAGATCATGTTTTGGAACGGGATGGGCCGCAGTTCGTGCGCCATGTGGTCGTTCACATCTTCGTGCGGCTCCAGCATGCCTTTGTTGATGCGGAAGATGTACTGCGTCTTCGTCGTGTGACTGATCACGCGCTTGGGGAAGGTGATGCGGCCGTTTTTGTCCTCGCCAAACTCGCAGCCAAAGATTCGCTTCACGAACGGCGCCAGCGCGCTGCCGTCCAGCAGGGCCTTCAGGCCGCTGGAGACGATGTAATGCTCGATCTTCACGCCCAGCAACCGATGCTGGTCGTTCAGCACGTTGTTCAACTCGTCAAACAGCTCGGGCACGCCCTTGTAGAAACGCAGCTTGGTGCCCAGCTTCCGCAGATCCTCATTCGTGGGCCGGTCCATGTCCAGGTAGTCCAGCATACACTTCAGATAGGCCAGTTCGCCATCGTAGCCCTCGGTATCGACCAGCTCGCGGCTGCGTTTCCAGAACTGCCCGGGATTGATCCCGAAGTGCGGGAACAACGTCTCATCCTGCATGTAAGTCGGGCTGAGCGTCTGGTCGTAATCGTAGATGATGCCGATGGTGGTCTGTTGGGATGCCATGACGGGGAAGTTGACGGTTGGTTACGGTCGTTGACGATGGTTGACAGTGGTTTGGGACAATCGTCAACCACTGTAAACGACCATCAACCACCGTATACTCAGATCAACGCCTTGAACGCGCTGGAGAGAGTCGGATGCACAAAACCGTAGCCCATCTCCGTCGCAACGCGAGGAATCACTCGCTGTCCGCCCAATAGCATCTCATCCGCCATCCCGCGCAGGAGCAGGCGCAGCGCAAAGGCGGGTGCGTGGAAAAGAGCGGGCCGCTTCAGTGCTGCGGCCAGTTGTTGCGTGAACTCCGCGTTCGTCACCTCGTCTGGCGCGCACAGGTTCACCGGTCCCCGTACCGTTTCAGTTTCAATGGCCTTCAAAATGATCTGCACGGCATCCTCGACGTGAATCCACGACATCCATTGCGTCCCTGAGCCCAGCCTGCCGCCGAGACCGAAACCAAACACGCGCTTCAACAGCGGAAACGCCCCGCCATCACGGCCGAGCACCATGCCCGTGCGCAGCAGCACCACGCGCATGCCGAGCGCTTCCGCCCGCAGCGCCGCCTTTTCCCAGCCTGCGCACACATCGGCCAGGAAACCGCCACCACGCGGCGAACTCTCATCCACCGGCTTGTCGTGGCTGTTGCCGTAAAACCCGGCGCCTGACGCGCACACCAGCATCTTGGGCCGGTTTTCCACCTGCCATGTTCCCAGATGCGCCACCAGCGCCTCCGTGAAGTCCACACGGCTTTTCCAGATGCGGTCACGTTTCTCATGTGTCCACAGCCCCATCAAAGATTCGCCAGAAAGATGCACCAGCGCGTCCAGCCTCGTCTCTGGCAGCGCATGCGGCTCTTTTTTCGGCTGATACAGGGTCTCCTGCGAGATCGGGACAAACGAACCTGCCCTGCGTGAATAAGCGATCACTTCATGCCCGCTGCCTTGTGCGAGCAGCGCCAGATGCCCGCCGATAAAACCTGTGGCGCCTGTGATGCCGATACGCATAACCTTCATAACGTTTCAGGGCGCGGATGGTTTGTCCAAAATCAGGCAGCGGAACGAACGGCCCATGATGGCCGGGTGCGTGAGGGAGTTGAACTGGCGGATGAGGGCTGCGGTGGCTCTGTCGGGAACCTTGCCTTGCAGGCTCTCCATCCATGTCAGCCCCATGCGGCCCAGCACGCGGCCTTGGAGGTCGTATTCACGTTGTTTCATGCCGTGGCGGGTAGCTTCGTCGACCAGGCGAGTGAAATTGATGTGCGTGGTCAAATCGCATGCGCCGAGGTCTTCCAGCACATGACCATCCATGTGATGCTGCCAGTAGCGGCGGATGGTGCCGCTGGCACGTGAGTCGGCAAAGAATTCCTCGGCGTCGAGGCCGTAGTCGGCAATGAAGATGGCCCCGCGAAACGCCGCGTGGGCCAGTTCACGGATCCACGTGAGCATGGCGAGATTGATTTCGAGTGTGTGGCCGGTTTCGAGATCGTGCGGCAGGTGTTTAGCCTCCTCGGCCAGTTCGTCGCAGGAAAAATCACCCGCGACGAAACGAAAGGCTTCGGTGCCGTCGGCTTCAACGAAAAGCTCGCGCCAGCGCTCGCCGTTCCAGCGCACGAGATGCACGGGAAAGGCGTCAGGCAGCTCGTTGCAGAGGAAAAAGGCATGCTTGGGGCCGGTTTGCAGCGCGGCGAGATTATCCACCCACTGTACGCGGTCACCAAGGCGTTTGGTCTGCACTTCACGATACTTCGGATTCGGCTCCACGATGAGGTAGCGCATGGATTTGCCCTCAAGGGCACTCAAAACGTCCTCGGCGAGCTGTCCGTCATGCGCGCCCTGCTCGATGATGGTGAAATTCTCTGGTTCGTCCTGCTCCTTCCATTCTTGAATCGCCCGCATGGCCAGCAGCTTTCCAAACAGCGGACCCACACTCACGCTGGTAAAAAAATCGCCCTGTCGGCCGATTCGGCGTAGTCCGGCTCCATAATAGCCATGCTCAGGATGGTAGAGCGCCAGCTCCATGATCTGCACGAAGGGCAGCCTCCCGGCAGGCGTGGCGGCAAGCTGGGCGCGGAGAATCTGGGGCAGGGGAGACATGCGGAGGACGGGAAAGAACTGGCGCGAAATGTGAAGGGCGGGTAGTTTGCCTGCCCAACTTCTTCCCCCCAGCCATGTATCGAGATGATCCCGATCCCAAGCCCGAGCGCAACTGGCGCGGCGAAGCCGGCCTGAAACTGCCATTTTACCGTCGTGGCTGGTTCAGCGCGCTGGCGGCCTTTGCACTGCTCTGCGTGGTGGCCGCGTTTGGCGTGTACAGCGTGGTGGTGGCGCCGCTGCGGCGGGATGCGGAAAAATACGATCTCGAAGAGCTCAAGAAACTGGAGTCTGCCAGCATCATCTTCGACCGCAATGGCGATGAAATGGCCCGCCTCTACGTGCTGAACCGCACCCCGGTGCCGATCACCGACGTGCCGCAGCATTTCATCGACGCGCTGGTGGCGCAGGAGGACTCGCGCTTCTTCAAGCACGACGGCGTCGATTACATCGGCCTCATGCGTGCGGTCTGGCTGAACTTTCAGGCCGGTGAGGTGACGCAGGGCGCGAGCACGGTCACGCAGCAGCTCGCGCGCCAGACCTTCAAGCTCCTGGAAAAGAGCTACAAGCGGAAGATCCTCGAAGCCTTCATCGCCCAGCGCGTTGAAAAGCACTTCTCGAAGCCGGAGATTCTGGAGCTTTACCTGAACCGCATCTTCTTCGGCGCGAACTTCTACGGCGTGCAGGCGGCGGCACGCGGTTACTTTGGCAAGGACGTGAACGAGCTCACCATCGAGGAGTCGGCCACCATTGTCGGCCTGATCAAAAGTCCGAACAACATCCAGCCCGTCAAGCATCCGCAGCGTGCGCTCAAGGAGCGCAACTACGTGCTCGACCGCATGGTCAGCGAGGGCACGCTCACCGAGGAGGAGGCCGAGAAGCTCAAAAACAAGCCGCTCATCACCGCCCCGCAGAGCACCGACCCGCGCCTGAGCTACGTCTTTGATGCTGTGCGGCGTGAGGTGGTGGACCTCGTCGGCGAGGACCGTGCCTCCATCGGCGGATTCCGCATCTACACCAGCATCGACCAGGATCTGCAAAAATCCGCCGAGGACGCGATCAGCAAGCGCATGGCCGAGCTCGAAAAGCGCCAGGGCTACGAGCATCAGACCTTCGAGCAATTCCGCGCCATCATCTCCGACTACCGTGCGCGCCTGAAACGCGGTGAGATCGATCCCGCCACGCCGAAACCGATGCCGGAGTATTTGCAGGCCGCAGCTTTGATGATCGACAACAAGGACGGCAGCATCCTCGCTATGGTAGGCGGGCGTGATTTCGGCGACAGCCAGTTTAACCGTGCCACCGATGGCGTGCGCCCGGCAGGCACGGCCTTCACACCACTCGTTTATGCCGCCGCGTTCAGCAGCCCAGGCATCTATCCCGGCACGAAGGTGGAAGATGCGCCGCTGGACAACCGCCGCGTCATGATCGGTGGTTTGACCGGCATCTTGGGTGAATGGGGCGCGGAGGTGGACGATCCGAAGTGGTCGCAGGCGCCGATGAGTTCCCGTGAGGCGCTCGTGCATGGCCGCAACTCCGCCACCGTGCGCCTCGGCGAGCGTGTGGGCGTGCCGATGGTCAAGCAGGTGGCGCAGAAGGCCGGCATCACCTCCGAGATGCGCGATTATCCCTCCACCTTCCTCGGTTCGAGCGAGGCACGGTTGAGCGAGATGTGCCTGGCCTACTCCAATTTTCCCACGCTCGGCAGCCGCCCGCAGAAGCTGAACCTCATCCAGCGCATCACCGACAGCAACGAAAAGGCCGTCTTCCAGATCGCCGACTCCGCCTTGCAGAGTGTGCAGAGCATGGACCCCATCGCGGCGTATCAGACGCACACCTGCCTCGTTGATGCCCTGCATCGCGGCACCGGCAGCCCGGCGGTCACCGACTACAAGCTCGGTGAGTTCGTGGCCGGCGGCAAAACTGGCACGCACTACGAGTTCAAGGACCTCTGGTTCCTCGGCTACACCTCCCGCGTCACCTGCGGCGTGTGGGCCGGCTTTGACAAGCAGAAGACCATCTACCCTGGCGCTTTCTCCAACCGCATCGTGCTTCCCGTGTGGACGGACATGGTGAACGCCAGCGCCGCCCGCTACGTGCCGCAGGAAATCACCCCGCCGCAGACCGCTGAACGCGTCGAGATGTGCCAGCGCAGCAACCAGCGCGCCACCGATTACTGCTACGAGAAAATCAAAGGCCCCGACGGCCGTGAAAAATCCCTGCGCGCCACCTACTTTGAGTACCTGCGCCCCGGCACACCGCTGGAGGGCTTCTGCAGCCAGCACACTGGCGAGGGCCTGCCGAAGGAGATGGAGCAGTTCCGCTACCAGATGCCCGTCGGCGGCATTGATTCCGCCCCGCTCATCGCGGACGCTGCCAAATGGGTTCACGTCGAGCCCGTGCGCATGAAGGCGCTCACCATCATCGGCGAGGATCCCTACAACGCCGAGCAGGCCGTCCCTCGCGCCAGCCCCGTGAACGACGACGGCACTCCGATCCGCAAAGCCATCCCTGTTGATGCCGTGGAAGCGGCTGATGACGGCCCCGTTCTCAAACTGGCTCCACCGCCGCCGATGAAGATTGATTTGTGATTAGATGCTCAGGCGATCATGTCCAACTCAAGCATAGCCGTCTATCCAAAGACCACAGCGCAGGATGTCGTTGGACGGTTGACACAGATCAATCCTGATTGGAGGCTGTCGGTGAATGCTCGCAAGTTTGACTATGACGCGGACATTTTGATAGCCAGCCACGCTCATTCGGTGGCAGTCTGGGCCAGTGGCAACGCACGTGGGCAAGATCATGAGTTGCAAACCGAAATTGGACGCCATTCAAGTCATCCTTGGCTGAGGATTCTCTTCCAGGACCATGTGGCCTGGGAATATCTTCTCTATCAAAACGGCTTGGTGATTGATCGCTTCATGCCACTGCCGTCCATGTGGGGGCTGGACAAGCCCGAGTTAGGCCAGCCTTCGTTGCTGGCCAGCATCTGGGGCGTGCCTGAGAAGACGATTTCCAAATACCTGCGGGAATGGAATGCCAAGACACGCGGTCGCAAAGCATTTTGGTGGCGGGATCAATGGAAATTTGGCCAGTTTGAACAAGGCTTCGATTTTTTGAGGGCACTGACAGGCATCGAGTTTCCTTCTTGATGACGATTCACATTCGTTGTCCGTCACCTCAGCAGCATCGCACCCTTCTCCGCATCAAATCCTCTCTCCCACTTCGCCACGACGAGGGTGGCGACCGTGTTGCCCACGAGATTCGTCAAGGCGCGTGCCTCGGACATGAACCGGTCGATGCCGATGAGCATCGCCAGTCCGGCGACGGGGATGCCGGTGTCGATGGTGGAAAGCGTGGCCACCAGCGTGATGAAGCCCGCGCCCGTGACGCCCGCCGCGCCTTTGGAGGTCAGCAGCAGCACGCCGAGCAGCATGAGCTGCTGCCCGAGCGTCAGCGGTGTGTTCGTGGCCTGCGCGACGAACAACGCGGCGAGCGTGAGGTAGATGCAGGTGCCGTCGAGATTGAAGGAGTAGCCGGAAGGAATGACCACGCCGACCACGGACTTGTCGCAGCCGGCATTTTCGAGTTTTTTCATGAGCTGCGGCAGCGCGGTCTCGGAAGATGAGGTGCCGAGCACCAGCAGGATCTCGTCTTTGATGAACACGAGCACCTTCCACAGGCTGAAGCCGCAAAAACGGCAGATCAGGCCCAGCACCACGAAAACAAACAGCCCACAGGTCACATAGACACAGCCCAGCACCTTCGCGAGCTTCACCAGCGTGCCCGGGCCTTCTGACCCGACCGTGTAGGCCATGGCGCCGAAGGCCGCGATGGGAGCCACTTTGGTGATCATCGCCACGAGCTTGAAAAACACCTCCCCGACCGCATGCAGCAGTTCCAGCACGATCTGGCCACGCTCCTGCATCTGGCACATCGCCACGGCGACGAGAATGGCGAGAAACAGGGCCGGCAGCACCGATTCGTCCGTGAACGCGCTCACGAAGGTCTTCGGCACGATGTTCATCACAAAGGTGAGGGTGCTCGTGTCATGTGCCTTGTCGGCGAACTCACTGATCTTCGCGGTCTCTTTGGCCGAAGCCTCCAAGGGCATGCCCGCGCCGGGTTGGGCGATATTGGCCACCAGCAGGCCGATGATGAGCGCCAGCGTCGTCAGCACCTCAAAATAGACCAGCGCCTTCCAGCCGACGCGGCCCACGCGTTTCAGATCGCCCATGCTGGCGATGCCCGCGACCACGGTGCAGAAAATGATCGGCGCGATGAGCATCTTGATCGCCTTGATGAAGATCGCCGCCAGCGGCTGCATCTTCGTGCCCGTTTCGGGGTAAAAAAGCCCCAGCAGCACGCCCAGAATGATCCCGATTAGCACCTGCACATAGAGAATTTTCAGCCACTTCATGGGCGCGGATGCTGGCAGGTTCGCGGCAAAAGCCAAGAGGCTTTCTTGCACCGTCCGCAGTGCGTGCTAGGCTCGCGGCCCTCCAAACCTCCAATTCGCACGCATCATGGGCAAAACTCTCTTCGAAAAAGTCTGGGACTCGCACGTCGTCGGCACGCTCGCCAACGGCCAGGCACAGCTTCTCATCGACACGCATCTCGTCCATGAGGTCACCAGCCCTCAGGCATTCGGCATGCTGCGTGATTTGAACCTGAAAGTCGCCTACCCGCACCGCACCTTTGCCACGGTCGATCACATCGTGCCCACCGACAGCCAGGTCTCGCCGTTTTCCGATCCGCTCGCCGAGGCGATGATCCAGGAACTGAACAAGAACGCCAAGGACTTCGGCATCACCTACTTCAGCCTCGCCAGCGGCAAGCAGGGCATCGTTCACGTCGTCGGTCCTGAGCAAGGCATCACCCAGCCCGGCACCACCATCGCCTGCGGCGACAGCCACACCGCCACGCACGGCGCTTTCGGTGCCATCGCCCTCGGCATCGGCACCACGCAGGTGCGCGACATCCTCGCCACGCAGACCATGGCCCTTGGCAAAATGAAGGTCCGCCGCATCAACGTGGACGGCCAGCTTCGCCCCGGCGTTTATGCCAAGGACGTGATCCTGCACATCATCCGCCTCCTCGGTGCAAACGGCGGCATCGGCTACGCCTACGAATACGGCGGCAGCCTCTTCGACGCGATGTCGATGGAAGAGCGCATGACCGTCTGCAACATGAGCATCGAAGGCGGTGCGCGCTGCGGTTACGTCAATCCTGACGAAAAGACCTTCGAATACCTTAAAGGCCGCCCGTATTCGCCGCAGGGAGATCAATGGCTCGACACCGTCGAGAAATGGCGTGCCGTCGCCACTGACGCGGACGCCGTGTATGACGACATCGTGAACATCAAGGCCGAAGACGTGCCGCCCACCGTCACCTGGGGCACCAGCCCGGACCAGGCCATCGCCGTCACCGAAAACGTGCCGACGCCTGAAAGCGCCACCACCGAGCCTGGACGCATCTCCATCCAGGACGCGCTCGATTACATGAAGCTGCCTGCTGGCAAGCCCATCAAGGGCACCAAGATCGACGTCGCCTTCATCGGTTCCTGCACCAACGGTCGCCTCAGCGACTTCCGCGAAGTGGCGAAGTACATCAAGGGCCGCAAAGTCGCCGCTGGCGTCAAAGCCATCGCCGTTCCGGGATCGCAAATCGTCGATGTCCTCGCCCGTCAGGAAGGCCTCGACAAAATCTTCAGCGAAGCCGGCTTCGAATGGCGCGGCGCAGGCTGCTCCATGTGCCTCGCGATGAATCCCGACAAGCTCATCGGCGACCAGCTCTGCGCTTCGTCCTCGAACCGCAACTTCAAAGGCCGCCAAGGCAGCCCCACGGGCCGTACTGTCCTCATGAGCCCCGTCATGGTCGCCGCCGCCGCCCTCACCGGCAGCGTCGCTGATGCCCGCGAGGTGTTCTCGATTGCTGGCTGAGTAGCGCGGGCAATCTTGCCCGCCTCCACGCATCGTCATGCTCCCGGCGCTCTTCATCCTCGCCCTGTTGGCGCTGAACGCCTGGATCAAGCCGCCGACCCGCTGGCAGTGGATGCTGCAGCTCGTCACGCTCGAATTCGGTCATTGGCTCGCGCTGGTGGCTCTCATGTTGCTGTTTCCCGCATCGAACATGCAGGGCACGTTTGGCCTCATCGCCATGAGCCTGTGCGTTCCGCTGGCGCTGGTATTGATGATTCCTGCTTTTCAGGCTTCACGCATCGCTCGTGACCAAAGTTTGCACTTCTCCTGGCTGCGTCTGTGGCAGCCGTTTCACTTTGGCAGGTTCAAAGTGCGCCAAGAACGCCGCACCTACTGGCAGGACGACGATACATCGCTCGACATGGTGATTCATCGACCTCTCGGAGCCGACAAACCGCTGCCTTGCCTGCTCATCGCCCATAGTGGCGGCTGGGACAGCGGCGATCCGGGTGAATTCGCCGGAGCGAATGCCGAAATCGCTTCACATGGCTACGTCGTGTGCAGTTTTGGCTACCGCCTCGCCCCGAAGCATCACTGGCCTGCACAGGCCGAGGACACACGCCGCGCTCTGGCCTGGATTCGCGATCACGTTGGCGAACTCGGTCTCGATCCCGAGCGAATCGTCCTCATGGGCCGTTCCGCAGGGGCGCAGATTGCCACCGCCTGCGCCTATAGCATGCCGGAACTCGCCGCCCGTGCCTGCATCGCCGTGTATGGCACACCGAACATGCACCTCGCGCATGAATGGTCCGTGCCGAACGATCTGCTCAAATCACTCACGCTTGTCCGCCAATACATGGGCGGTGATCCCGATGAAGTGCCCGAAGCCTACCGCACCGCCTCCGCCACCGAGTTCATCGATCATCACAGCCTGCCCACACTTCTCATCCACGGCACACGCGATTCTCTCGTCGGTATCGGCCACAGCCGTCGCTTCACTCAGTTGCGTGCAGATCGCGACGATCATCACTTCCTCGAACTCCCCTGGGGCACCCACGGCACCGATTACTTCCCCTCCACACCCGGCGGCCAGCTTTCCATCTCCGCCATCCTTCGCTTCATGGAACGATTCGTTCACGGGACTCCGTAATCGGAGGCCATGAATCGACTCCTCAGTCTCGTCTTCCTCGCTTTTACGGCTTCTGTCTCCGCAGGAGATCTCCAGCTCACCCTCCCGCCCGTCGTTTATGCCACGCCGGACGTGCCGATGAGCATCTACCACGACAACATCGTCCTCACCGAGACTCCCGAGTCCTATCGCTTCGAATTCACCTGCAAGCTCGGCACTAACGAACCCCGCCGCTGGACCATCACACCCACGGATCGCGATGTCGGCGATCACCCGCTCGCCATCACCGTCAAAGACGCCAGTGGAAAAATCTTGGAGCAGGGCAAGACCACGCTTCACATCTCGCCGCGCAAATCCGCCTCCACCAAACCGCTGCGCCTCCTCATCCTCGGCGACAGCCTCACCAACGCGACCGTTTACCCGAACGAGATCGCCCGCCTGCTTGCCACGCCCGGCAATCCAAAGTTCACCCTGCTCGGCACGCACAAACCCGCAGGCGCGCAGCCCGGCGTCGCGCATGAAGGCTATGGCGGCTGGGCCTGGACCACCTTCCTCACCAAATTCACTCCGGAAGCCCCCGGCGTCACCGCCGGGCCGCTCGCCCGCAAGGCCACCAGCCCCTTCATCTTCCCAGCCAAGGATGGCAAAACCGGTGTCTTCGATTTGAACCGCTACTTCAAAGAGCATTGCGACAACCAGCCGCCGGATGTTGTCACCTTCCTCCTCGGCATCAACGACTGCTTCGGTGCCGATCCCGCCAAGCCCGACGCCACCATCAACAGCGTCCTCGACAACGCCGACAAACTCCTAGCTGCGTTTCATAAAGCCGCGCCCAAAGCCATCCTCTCCGTCGGTTTGACCACGCCGCCGAATTCACGCCAGGAAGGCTTCACCGCCAACTACCAGGACAAATACCCGCGCTGGGGCTGGAAGCGCATCCAGCACCGCATCGTCC
Above is a genomic segment from Prosthecobacter sp. containing:
- a CDS encoding SGNH/GDSL hydrolase family protein, which translates into the protein MNRLLSLVFLAFTASVSAGDLQLTLPPVVYATPDVPMSIYHDNIVLTETPESYRFEFTCKLGTNEPRRWTITPTDRDVGDHPLAITVKDASGKILEQGKTTLHISPRKSASTKPLRLLILGDSLTNATVYPNEIARLLATPGNPKFTLLGTHKPAGAQPGVAHEGYGGWAWTTFLTKFTPEAPGVTAGPLARKATSPFIFPAKDGKTGVFDLNRYFKEHCDNQPPDVVTFLLGINDCFGADPAKPDATINSVLDNADKLLAAFHKAAPKAILSVGLTTPPNSRQEGFTANYQDKYPRWGWKRIQHRIVQLMLKRLSNREQNGIHLVPTELNLDPVDGYPNNNGVHPNPVGYAQIGASFYSWMKSKL
- a CDS encoding alpha/beta hydrolase, with protein sequence MLPALFILALLALNAWIKPPTRWQWMLQLVTLEFGHWLALVALMLLFPASNMQGTFGLIAMSLCVPLALVLMIPAFQASRIARDQSLHFSWLRLWQPFHFGRFKVRQERRTYWQDDDTSLDMVIHRPLGADKPLPCLLIAHSGGWDSGDPGEFAGANAEIASHGYVVCSFGYRLAPKHHWPAQAEDTRRALAWIRDHVGELGLDPERIVLMGRSAGAQIATACAYSMPELAARACIAVYGTPNMHLAHEWSVPNDLLKSLTLVRQYMGGDPDEVPEAYRTASATEFIDHHSLPTLLIHGTRDSLVGIGHSRRFTQLRADRDDHHFLELPWGTHGTDYFPSTPGGQLSISAILRFMERFVHGTP